From the Desulforamulus hydrothermalis Lam5 = DSM 18033 genome, one window contains:
- a CDS encoding 3D domain-containing protein: protein MNWCPVEWPTRSPGRTAPKIQAGQAGRQAARAGLLGILVLILLAAAVVGYARWSGRLAWPAPLRQAGNFLKETVTGEVPVTLTVDGHTKAVRTTARSVQEVLARQGVVLQPDDLVTPAQTVLLKKDMAIKVTRVTVKTITQETAVPYITERIANPELPGGFTRLVKKGQPGRQRETWRIRYEDGREVSRTCVDKEIIQEPVNGLLQYGTGSNVSRGGQWLRVSRSLDMLATGYTYTGNHTATGSIPGPGVAAVDPNVIPLGSSLYVEGYGRATALDTGGDIKGNRIDLFYDTKEAALRWGVRKTRVYVLE, encoded by the coding sequence ATGAATTGGTGTCCGGTGGAATGGCCTACCCGCAGCCCCGGCCGCACGGCACCCAAAATACAGGCCGGACAGGCCGGCCGCCAAGCGGCCAGAGCAGGTCTTTTAGGAATCCTGGTGTTAATTTTATTGGCGGCAGCGGTGGTGGGTTATGCCCGGTGGTCGGGCCGACTTGCCTGGCCGGCTCCCTTACGGCAGGCCGGAAACTTTTTAAAAGAAACAGTAACCGGTGAAGTCCCGGTTACCTTAACTGTGGACGGCCACACCAAAGCGGTGCGAACCACGGCCCGCAGTGTGCAGGAAGTGCTGGCCCGGCAGGGTGTTGTACTGCAGCCGGATGATCTGGTGACGCCCGCCCAGACCGTATTGTTAAAAAAAGATATGGCCATTAAGGTGACCCGGGTGACAGTGAAAACCATCACCCAGGAAACGGCCGTGCCGTATATAACAGAACGGATTGCCAATCCTGAATTGCCCGGCGGGTTTACCCGGCTGGTAAAAAAGGGTCAGCCGGGCAGGCAGAGAGAAACCTGGCGTATTCGCTATGAAGACGGCCGGGAGGTATCCCGTACCTGTGTGGACAAAGAAATTATCCAGGAACCTGTCAACGGCCTGCTGCAATACGGTACCGGCAGCAACGTCAGCCGGGGCGGCCAGTGGTTGCGGGTCAGCCGATCGCTGGACATGCTGGCTACCGGCTATACCTATACCGGCAACCACACTGCCACCGGCAGTATACCGGGGCCGGGCGTAGCAGCGGTAGATCCCAACGTTATCCCCCTGGGCAGCAGTTTATATGTGGAAGGGTATGGCAGGGCCACTGCTCTGGATACCGGGGGCGATATTAAAGGAAACCGTATTGATTTATTTTATGATACTAAAGAAGCGGCTCTCCGTTGGGGTGTCAGAAAAACCCGGGTATATGTACTGGAATAA
- the thiH gene encoding 2-iminoacetate synthase ThiH encodes MSFYRTYLSYSKLDFEAFFRRVTPDRVAGILHKQRLSPLDYLTLLSPAAEDFLEDMAQRAYRLTVQHFGRTVLLYTPMYLANYCTNRCVYCGFAAHNQIKREKMTLAEVAAEARLIAAGGLRHILILTGESRQHTPVSYIRDCVQLLKKFFTSISIEIYPLAQEEYRELIAAGVDGLTIYQEVYNPEVYRQLHLAGPKRDYLWRLDAPERACRAGMRSVNVGALLGLHDWRSEAFFSGLHANYLQSCFPAAEVSISPPRLRPHVGGMLPRVEVSDRNLVQYILAFRLFMPRGGITLSTREPALLRDRLLPLGITRMSAGSCTAVGGRVKETVSEGQFAIADHRDVQSIVSMLYRQGYQPVFKDWQWLE; translated from the coding sequence GTGAGTTTTTACCGGACCTATTTGTCTTACAGCAAACTTGATTTTGAGGCTTTTTTTCGCCGCGTAACACCTGACCGGGTTGCCGGCATTCTTCATAAACAGCGGCTGTCACCGTTGGATTACCTGACTCTGCTGTCACCGGCGGCCGAGGATTTTTTAGAAGACATGGCGCAGCGGGCATACCGGCTGACAGTTCAGCATTTTGGCCGGACGGTTCTTTTATATACCCCCATGTACCTGGCTAATTACTGCACCAACCGCTGTGTCTACTGCGGCTTTGCCGCCCATAACCAAATTAAGCGGGAAAAAATGACCCTGGCAGAAGTGGCGGCGGAAGCCCGGCTAATTGCTGCCGGCGGCCTCAGGCACATCTTAATCCTCACCGGGGAGTCCCGGCAACATACGCCGGTATCGTATATCCGGGATTGTGTGCAGCTGCTCAAAAAATTCTTTACCTCCATCAGTATTGAAATATATCCTCTGGCACAAGAAGAATACCGGGAGCTAATTGCGGCCGGGGTGGATGGCTTAACTATCTACCAGGAAGTTTACAACCCGGAGGTATACCGGCAACTGCACCTGGCCGGCCCCAAGCGGGATTATCTTTGGCGCCTGGATGCCCCGGAGCGGGCCTGCCGGGCCGGCATGCGCAGTGTTAACGTGGGGGCCCTGCTGGGACTGCATGACTGGCGTTCGGAAGCCTTTTTCAGCGGCCTGCATGCCAATTACCTGCAGAGCTGTTTCCCGGCGGCGGAGGTCAGCATATCGCCGCCCCGCCTGCGTCCCCATGTGGGGGGAATGCTGCCCCGGGTGGAGGTCAGCGACCGCAATCTGGTGCAATATATCCTGGCCTTTCGTTTGTTCATGCCCCGGGGCGGCATTACCCTGTCTACCCGGGAACCGGCCCTGCTGCGGGATCGCTTGTTGCCCCTGGGGATAACCAGGATGTCTGCCGGCTCCTGCACAGCGGTGGGGGGACGGGTAAAAGAAACCGTTTCAGAAGGGCAGTTTGCCATTGCAGACCACCGGGATGTTCAATCCATTGTCAGCATGTTGTACCGGCAGGGCTACCAGCCGGTTTTTAAAGACTGGCAGTGGTTGGAATGA
- the metG gene encoding methionine--tRNA ligase, which translates to MTKAGFYITTPIYYPSDNLHIGHAYTTVAADAIARYKRLTGHEVWFLTGSDEHGQKIERAAKAKNQTPKEYVDHIVEGFKRLWQRLDVSYNDFIRTTDERHRKVVQQFFRQLYDQGDIYKSAYEGWYCTPCETFFTEYQLAEGKCLDCGREVEKVREESYFFRMSKYADRWLKFIEENPDFIQPVSRRNEMVSFVKQGLEDLCVSRTTFDWGIPVPFDHKHVVYVWVDALTNYISALGYGTQDDSLYRKFWPADIHLVGKDIVRFHTVIWPIMLMALGLPLPKKVIGHGWLLLDSGKMSKSKGNVVDPHVLVDKYGVDAVRYFLLRELPFGSDGLYSEEALVKRINMDLANDYGNLLSRTATMVEKYLQGVLQPPAAPAGPDAELIELATATPRLVAEYMDKFELANALAAIWQMIGRANKYLEETAPWTLAKNGETERLQTVLYNVAEVIRFATVMASPFMPHLPARVWNQLGIADQPALHTLESLRWGKLPAGTAVKRGEVLFPRIDLKTLEQQA; encoded by the coding sequence TTGACAAAAGCCGGTTTTTATATTACCACACCCATTTATTACCCCAGCGACAACCTGCATATCGGACATGCTTATACTACGGTGGCGGCGGATGCCATAGCCCGCTACAAGCGGCTTACCGGCCATGAAGTCTGGTTCCTCACCGGTTCGGACGAACACGGACAAAAAATTGAACGGGCGGCCAAGGCCAAAAACCAAACCCCCAAGGAATATGTGGATCATATTGTTGAGGGATTTAAAAGGCTGTGGCAGCGCCTGGATGTCAGTTACAATGATTTTATCCGTACCACTGATGAACGGCACCGCAAAGTAGTACAGCAGTTTTTCCGGCAGCTATATGACCAGGGCGACATTTACAAATCGGCATACGAAGGGTGGTACTGCACACCCTGTGAGACCTTTTTCACCGAATACCAGCTGGCGGAGGGCAAATGCCTTGATTGCGGGCGGGAGGTAGAAAAAGTGCGGGAGGAAAGCTATTTCTTCCGGATGTCTAAATACGCCGACCGCTGGCTCAAGTTTATAGAAGAAAACCCGGACTTTATTCAGCCGGTTTCCCGCCGCAACGAGATGGTCAGCTTTGTTAAACAGGGTTTGGAAGACCTGTGTGTATCCAGAACTACCTTTGATTGGGGCATACCGGTACCCTTTGACCATAAACACGTAGTGTATGTGTGGGTAGATGCTTTAACCAACTATATTTCGGCCCTGGGCTATGGTACGCAGGATGACAGCCTTTACCGCAAATTCTGGCCGGCGGATATTCACCTGGTAGGAAAAGATATCGTACGTTTTCATACCGTTATTTGGCCCATTATGCTGATGGCTCTGGGTTTGCCCCTGCCTAAAAAGGTAATCGGCCATGGCTGGCTGCTGCTGGACAGCGGCAAGATGTCAAAATCCAAAGGCAATGTGGTGGATCCCCATGTGCTGGTGGATAAATACGGGGTGGATGCGGTGCGCTATTTCCTGCTGCGGGAACTGCCCTTTGGCTCGGACGGCCTGTATTCCGAGGAGGCTCTGGTGAAGCGTATTAATATGGATTTGGCCAACGACTACGGCAACTTGCTGTCCCGTACGGCCACCATGGTGGAAAAATACCTGCAGGGCGTTCTGCAGCCGCCTGCTGCTCCGGCAGGGCCGGATGCCGAACTGATTGAACTGGCCACCGCAACTCCCCGACTGGTGGCAGAATACATGGATAAATTTGAGCTGGCCAACGCCCTGGCCGCCATCTGGCAAATGATCGGCCGGGCCAACAAGTATTTGGAAGAAACCGCCCCCTGGACACTGGCTAAAAACGGTGAGACCGAACGGCTGCAGACGGTATTATACAACGTGGCGGAAGTTATTCGTTTTGCCACTGTTATGGCGTCACCCTTTATGCCCCACCTGCCCGCCCGCGTGTGGAACCAACTGGGCATAGCCGATCAACCGGCGCTGCACACCTTGGAAAGCCTGCGCTGGGGCAAACTGCCCGCCGGCACCGCGGTAAAACGAGGGGAGGTTTTGTTCCCCCGCATCGACCTAAAAACGCTGGAGCAGCAGGCCTGA
- the rsmI gene encoding 16S rRNA (cytidine(1402)-2'-O)-methyltransferase — translation MERKLPGVLYLCATPIGNLEDITLRALRVLKEADCIAAEDTRHTRKLLSHYEIHTPLVSYHSHSSQSKADHLIQRLLQGENIALVADAGTPGISDPGAELVCQALQHDIAVVPVPGPVAAIAALTAAGLPTHKFVFEGFLSNQPKTRRKQLQALQGEQRTMVFYESPHRLADTLRDMLAIWGDRPCAVARELTKLHEEFKRGTLARLADYYRQNPPRGEITLIVGGLPPAEAAARQQETWAELSLAEHVASLVDQGIAQKEAIKQVARLRGLAKREVYAAVHGDEGRKG, via the coding sequence ATGGAGCGTAAATTGCCGGGGGTTTTATACCTTTGCGCCACCCCCATCGGCAACCTGGAAGACATTACCCTGCGGGCCCTGCGGGTATTAAAAGAAGCGGATTGCATTGCTGCCGAAGATACCCGCCATACCAGAAAATTATTAAGTCATTACGAAATCCATACCCCCCTGGTCAGTTACCACTCCCACAGCAGCCAAAGCAAAGCGGATCACCTGATACAACGGCTGTTGCAGGGAGAAAACATTGCTCTGGTGGCGGATGCCGGCACGCCGGGCATTTCAGACCCCGGCGCCGAATTGGTGTGCCAGGCTCTGCAGCATGATATTGCAGTGGTGCCGGTACCCGGGCCGGTGGCTGCTATCGCTGCCCTGACGGCAGCCGGTTTGCCTACCCATAAATTTGTGTTTGAGGGTTTTCTTTCTAACCAACCGAAAACCCGCCGAAAACAGCTGCAGGCCCTGCAGGGAGAACAGCGCACCATGGTGTTTTACGAATCTCCCCACCGGCTGGCCGACACCCTGCGGGACATGCTGGCCATCTGGGGCGACCGGCCCTGTGCAGTGGCCCGGGAACTGACCAAACTGCACGAAGAATTCAAACGTGGTACCCTTGCCCGGCTGGCAGATTACTACCGGCAAAACCCGCCCCGGGGTGAAATCACCCTGATAGTGGGGGGGCTGCCCCCGGCAGAGGCTGCCGCCCGGCAGCAGGAGACCTGGGCGGAGCTTTCTTTGGCCGAGCATGTGGCATCCCTGGTAGACCAGGGGATTGCGCAGAAGGAAGCCATTAAGCAGGTGGCCCGGCTGCGGGGCCTGGCCAAAAGAGAGGTTTACGCCGCTGTCCATGGTGATGAAGGCCGTAAAGGATGA
- the thiS gene encoding sulfur carrier protein ThiS has protein sequence MKIFLNGKELAVEPGSTVACLLNRRGLRPDSIIVEYNYRLVKQDEWATIILQEGDNIEVLRFVGGG, from the coding sequence ATGAAGATTTTTTTAAACGGAAAGGAACTGGCGGTAGAACCGGGCAGCACCGTTGCCTGCTTGCTAAACCGGCGGGGGCTGCGGCCGGACAGCATCATTGTGGAATACAATTACCGGCTGGTTAAGCAGGATGAGTGGGCAACCATCATCTTGCAGGAAGGCGACAATATCGAAGTCTTGCGCTTTGTGGGAGGAGGATAA
- a CDS encoding 3D domain-containing protein has translation MKRGMAAGGRHIHDGKKLKAEGGTTIARKFCVIWQDKGCRLLLGLLFGFAAMLLICLTWGKHLVIVVDGRAMPLLQFRGTVADALVRAGVTLGEADIAEPGPACRVFNQQVIRVYRVTGEELVEPQLVPFRVERKIDRSLAPGRQKVLHYGSYGLAHHYIRVTYRDGREVKRQTVSKRVIRQPQPMVVAYGPNYTVSRGSLPGGAVRAKFNPEKGSRVLTAVSTAYTHTGHRTATGIYPYEGVVSVDPRVIPLGTRLYVENYGYAVAADTGGSIKGNRVDVFFNTYQQAINWGRRTVKIHILD, from the coding sequence GTGAAAAGAGGTATGGCTGCCGGCGGCCGGCATATACATGATGGTAAGAAGTTGAAAGCGGAGGGGGGAACTACCATCGCCAGGAAATTTTGCGTAATTTGGCAGGACAAGGGATGTCGGCTTCTCCTGGGGTTATTGTTTGGTTTTGCGGCAATGCTTTTAATTTGCCTGACCTGGGGCAAACACCTGGTAATTGTAGTTGACGGGCGAGCCATGCCGCTGCTGCAGTTCCGGGGCACGGTGGCAGATGCTCTGGTCAGGGCAGGAGTAACCTTGGGAGAAGCCGATATAGCAGAACCCGGGCCGGCCTGCCGGGTGTTCAACCAGCAGGTTATCAGAGTCTACCGGGTAACCGGCGAAGAACTGGTTGAACCGCAGCTGGTGCCTTTCCGGGTGGAGCGAAAAATTGACCGGTCACTGGCACCCGGCCGGCAAAAAGTTTTGCACTACGGCAGTTACGGGTTAGCGCATCATTATATCCGGGTTACTTACCGGGACGGCCGGGAGGTAAAACGGCAAACGGTGAGCAAAAGGGTGATCAGGCAGCCGCAACCCATGGTGGTGGCCTATGGGCCTAATTACACCGTTTCCCGGGGCAGTTTGCCCGGCGGGGCGGTGCGCGCCAAGTTTAACCCGGAAAAAGGCAGCCGGGTGCTGACTGCCGTGTCCACCGCTTACACCCACACCGGTCACCGCACCGCCACCGGCATTTATCCCTACGAAGGGGTAGTTTCAGTGGATCCCCGGGTGATACCTCTGGGCACCAGGTTGTATGTCGAAAATTACGGTTATGCGGTGGCGGCGGATACAGGGGGCAGCATTAAAGGCAACCGTGTCGACGTATTTTTTAACACTTACCAACAGGCTATCAACTGGGGCAGGCGGACAGTTAAGATTCATATCCTGGATTGA
- a CDS encoding AbrB/MazE/SpoVT family DNA-binding domain-containing protein translates to MKSTGIVRKVDELGRVVIPIELRRTLGIDEKDALEIYVDNEKIILRKYEPACVFCGNASDVQHYRGKMVCRECAAAMAENIAKEVG, encoded by the coding sequence ATGAAATCCACAGGTATTGTTCGCAAGGTGGACGAGCTGGGTCGGGTAGTGATTCCCATTGAGCTGCGCCGCACACTGGGCATAGACGAGAAAGACGCCCTGGAAATTTATGTGGACAATGAGAAAATTATTTTGCGCAAGTATGAACCGGCTTGTGTTTTCTGCGGTAACGCTTCGGACGTACAACATTACAGAGGCAAAATGGTTTGCCGCGAATGCGCCGCCGCTATGGCAGAAAACATCGCTAAAGAAGTTGGTTAG
- a CDS encoding thiazole synthase, with product MDLFRIGGRELSSRLFLGTGKYASRLIPEIMEAAAAQVLTVAMRRVDTAGEEENILRYVPDGCIIMPNTSGARNAREAVRIARLAKAAGCGNWVKVEVIADNRYLLPDNYETIKATEILAAEGFQVFPYMSPDLMVAKELARAGAAAVMPLGAPIGSNRGLKTKELIRILIEEIPLPIIVDAGIGKPSEAAAAMEMGAAAVLVNTAVATAGDPVMMARAFGLAVQGGRAAYLAGPGESRRLASPSSPLTGFLREN from the coding sequence ATGGATCTTTTTCGCATTGGCGGTCGGGAGTTAAGCAGCCGCTTGTTCTTAGGCACCGGCAAGTATGCGTCCCGGCTGATTCCCGAGATTATGGAAGCGGCAGCGGCCCAGGTGCTGACGGTGGCCATGCGGCGGGTGGATACAGCAGGAGAGGAGGAAAATATTTTACGCTATGTACCCGACGGTTGTATTATCATGCCCAATACTTCAGGGGCCAGAAACGCCCGGGAAGCGGTGCGCATAGCCCGGCTGGCCAAGGCGGCAGGCTGTGGCAACTGGGTCAAGGTTGAAGTAATTGCCGACAACCGGTACCTGCTGCCGGACAACTACGAAACCATTAAGGCCACAGAAATCCTGGCTGCCGAGGGGTTTCAGGTATTCCCTTATATGAGCCCGGATTTGATGGTGGCCAAAGAATTGGCCCGGGCCGGGGCGGCGGCTGTCATGCCGCTGGGAGCCCCCATTGGCAGTAACCGGGGGCTGAAAACCAAAGAGCTGATCCGTATTCTCATCGAGGAAATTCCTTTGCCTATCATTGTGGATGCAGGCATCGGCAAACCGTCGGAAGCTGCCGCAGCCATGGAGATGGGCGCAGCGGCGGTACTTGTTAATACTGCGGTGGCCACCGCCGGGGATCCCGTTATGATGGCACGGGCTTTCGGCCTGGCTGTGCAGGGGGGACGGGCCGCATACCTGGCGGGCCCGGGGGAAAGCCGCCGGTTGGCCAGTCCTTCTTCGCCGTTGACAGGGTTTTTAAGAGAAAATTAA
- a CDS encoding DUF3794 domain-containing protein produces MPNGTVCQLVKLPVVVGETVGSVSVDNVTCPPETVKKVDHIDVVVRDLAADPVFTAPTKDGVCNSPKATVHFGDPQCGNQPREIRKINIHGTVHKQIFYVDKHDDVRHLSEDIDFTKSVTLSPPLIVLEPQNVEISFRNVDVNVSFDLPRPSRIQQVVDVSFTLKIVEQTQLYVSVFPNGCAPAATLGIQDEAFEEWLGNCPVLWQCVNVCPSPYGRTGQAAQPGCCPTLPAAMSRTIPDVLPGAAYELTFWARSVEVPRDPCHFTLTAQIQFLDAAGNPTGTAQQTITSEQLNDTYRQFRVNGTAPAGTAAATVSFTFTPQPWNTCAVLIDDLSFGQAGGS; encoded by the coding sequence ATGCCCAACGGCACTGTCTGCCAGCTGGTGAAACTGCCGGTGGTAGTGGGAGAAACGGTGGGGTCGGTATCGGTTGATAACGTAACCTGCCCTCCGGAAACAGTTAAAAAAGTAGATCATATTGATGTGGTGGTGCGGGATCTGGCAGCTGACCCGGTATTTACTGCCCCCACCAAAGACGGGGTGTGCAACAGCCCGAAGGCTACGGTGCACTTTGGTGATCCCCAATGCGGCAATCAACCCCGGGAAATCCGCAAAATAAACATTCACGGTACCGTTCATAAACAAATTTTTTATGTAGATAAACATGATGATGTCCGTCATCTGAGTGAGGATATTGATTTTACCAAATCCGTCACCCTGTCGCCGCCCCTTATTGTGCTGGAACCACAGAACGTAGAAATATCTTTCCGCAACGTGGATGTTAACGTCAGCTTCGATTTACCCCGACCCTCCCGCATCCAGCAGGTGGTGGATGTATCCTTCACCTTAAAAATAGTTGAACAAACCCAGTTGTATGTCTCTGTTTTCCCCAACGGCTGTGCACCTGCCGCCACCCTTGGCATTCAGGACGAAGCCTTTGAGGAGTGGCTCGGCAACTGCCCGGTCTTGTGGCAATGCGTCAACGTTTGCCCCAGCCCCTACGGACGCACCGGCCAGGCTGCTCAGCCGGGCTGCTGTCCTACCCTGCCGGCCGCCATGTCCCGTACGATACCGGATGTGCTGCCCGGGGCCGCCTATGAATTAACCTTCTGGGCCCGTTCTGTAGAAGTGCCCCGGGATCCCTGCCACTTTACTTTAACCGCCCAAATCCAGTTTCTGGATGCCGCCGGCAACCCTACCGGTACTGCCCAGCAAACCATTACATCCGAGCAGCTTAATGATACCTACCGGCAGTTCAGGGTTAACGGCACCGCACCGGCAGGTACCGCCGCCGCCACAGTGAGCTTTACCTTTACGCCGCAGCCCTGGAATACTTGCGCTGTCCTGATTGACGATCTGTCCTTCGGCCAGGCAGGAGGCAGTTAA
- a CDS encoding TatD family hydrolase: MLIDSHAHLDNERFNQDRPEVMTRCSRELTALINVGYDLASSRRSIALAEKYPFIYAAVGVHPHDAKDAPADYRQQLTELAAHPKVVAVGEIGLDYYYDLSPREVQQKIFREQLQLAKELQLPFIIHDRDAHGDILQILQQAAPYPAGGVMHCFSGSWEVAQACLKLGLYISLAGPVTFANAGKLQEIARRVPLERLLVETDCPYLTPVPHRGKRNEPAYVRHVVEYIARLRQMPPEELACITAGNTVNLFKLPVSQGGRPANFQGR, from the coding sequence ATGTTGATTGACTCCCATGCCCACCTGGATAACGAACGTTTTAACCAGGATCGCCCGGAGGTGATGACCCGCTGCAGCCGGGAGCTGACTGCGCTCATCAATGTGGGCTATGACCTGGCGTCGTCTCGCCGGTCTATTGCCCTGGCGGAAAAATATCCCTTTATTTATGCGGCTGTAGGCGTGCATCCCCATGATGCCAAGGACGCACCGGCGGATTACCGGCAGCAGTTAACGGAGCTGGCGGCTCATCCCAAGGTGGTGGCGGTGGGTGAAATCGGTCTGGATTATTATTATGACTTATCCCCCCGGGAAGTTCAGCAAAAAATATTTCGTGAACAATTGCAGTTGGCCAAGGAACTGCAGCTGCCCTTTATTATTCACGACCGGGACGCCCACGGCGATATTTTGCAAATCCTGCAGCAAGCCGCCCCGTACCCGGCCGGCGGGGTTATGCATTGTTTTTCGGGCAGCTGGGAGGTGGCCCAGGCCTGCCTGAAACTGGGTCTGTATATTTCCCTGGCCGGGCCGGTTACTTTTGCCAATGCCGGCAAGCTGCAGGAGATTGCCCGGCGGGTTCCCCTGGAGCGGCTGCTGGTGGAAACCGATTGCCCTTATCTAACCCCTGTACCGCACCGGGGCAAGCGTAACGAACCGGCCTATGTACGCCATGTGGTGGAGTACATTGCCCGGCTGCGGCAGATGCCGCCGGAGGAGCTGGCATGCATTACTGCCGGTAATACGGTTAATTTATTTAAATTACCCGTCAGCCAAGGCGGCCGGCCGGCGAATTTTCAAGGCCGGTAG
- the thiF gene encoding sulfur carrier protein ThiS adenylyltransferase ThiF, whose amino-acid sequence MNRFVKALGNFWSPAQLARLQQIKIGIAGAGGLGSNVAQFLARSGCRHLKIVDFDRVSYSNLNRQFFFYRQVGEAKVTALQNNLRQINPDIKTEVLQLAVSQDNVKTLFADCHAVVEALDQPAFKKLVVEAYLDTGKLLVAASGLAGWGNTDGIRVHRIKDNFFLVGDLVSEVQPHRPALAPGVVITAAKQADVVISYFLGEGGGKQDD is encoded by the coding sequence GTGAACAGGTTCGTTAAAGCGCTGGGCAACTTCTGGTCGCCGGCTCAGCTGGCCAGGCTTCAACAAATCAAGATAGGTATTGCCGGGGCCGGGGGATTGGGCTCTAACGTTGCCCAGTTCCTGGCCCGCAGCGGCTGCCGGCACTTGAAAATAGTTGATTTTGACCGGGTGAGTTATAGCAACCTGAACCGGCAGTTTTTCTTTTACAGGCAGGTTGGCGAGGCTAAAGTAACGGCTCTGCAAAACAACCTGCGGCAAATTAACCCGGATATTAAAACAGAAGTACTGCAGCTGGCCGTTAGCCAGGATAATGTGAAGACGCTGTTTGCAGATTGCCATGCGGTGGTGGAGGCACTGGATCAGCCGGCCTTTAAAAAGCTGGTGGTGGAAGCATATTTAGACACCGGTAAGCTGCTGGTGGCGGCTTCCGGGTTGGCCGGCTGGGGCAACACAGATGGCATCCGGGTGCACCGTATTAAAGATAACTTTTTCCTGGTGGGCGATTTGGTTTCCGAAGTGCAGCCCCACCGGCCGGCGCTGGCCCCGGGGGTGGTTATCACCGCTGCTAAACAGGCGGATGTGGTCATAAGCTACTTTTTAGGGGAAGGCGGGGGCAAGCAAGATGATTAA
- the thiD gene encoding bifunctional hydroxymethylpyrimidine kinase/phosphomethylpyrimidine kinase: MKHVLTVAGSDSCGGAGIQADLKTFSALGTYGMSAVTAVTAQNTTGVLMVQEMPADLVAAQINCLFDDITVDAVKIGMVSSSEIIATVAGCLAAKGARHIVADPVMVSKSGHQLLQPAACATLIELLLPLADVVTPNIPEAEVLINGSINTLADMKQAAREIYRLGPKHVVIKGGHLAGEAVDVLYDGRQVELFAGPRLATRHTHGTGCTFAAAIAAYLARGFTVKEAVRAAKAYVTTAIAHGLPLGRGHGPTHHFYALYKQAGVLPE; this comes from the coding sequence ATGAAACATGTGTTAACTGTTGCCGGTTCTGATTCCTGCGGCGGCGCGGGGATCCAGGCCGACCTGAAAACCTTCAGTGCCCTGGGTACTTACGGCATGAGCGCCGTTACGGCAGTTACGGCCCAAAATACCACCGGGGTTTTGATGGTGCAGGAAATGCCGGCAGATCTGGTGGCGGCCCAAATCAACTGTTTGTTTGACGATATAACGGTAGATGCGGTAAAAATCGGCATGGTATCCAGCAGCGAAATCATTGCCACCGTGGCCGGCTGCTTAGCGGCTAAAGGGGCACGCCATATTGTAGCAGACCCGGTGATGGTATCAAAAAGCGGCCATCAATTGCTGCAGCCCGCCGCCTGTGCAACATTGATTGAGTTGCTGCTGCCCCTGGCGGATGTGGTTACCCCTAACATACCGGAGGCAGAGGTGCTTATTAACGGAAGCATTAACACCCTGGCCGATATGAAACAGGCGGCGCGGGAAATTTACCGGCTGGGGCCCAAGCATGTGGTGATTAAAGGGGGGCACCTGGCAGGGGAGGCGGTGGATGTGCTGTATGACGGCCGGCAGGTGGAATTGTTTGCCGGGCCGCGCTTAGCCACCCGCCATACCCACGGTACAGGTTGTACTTTTGCAGCCGCCATAGCGGCCTATTTGGCCCGTGGCTTTACGGTTAAGGAGGCGGTGAGGGCGGCCAAGGCATACGTTACCACAGCCATTGCCCACGGGCTGCCCCTGGGCCGGGGCCACGGACCGACGCACCATTTTTATGCCTTATATAAACAGGCCGGTGTTTTGCCCGAGTGA
- the cobO gene encoding cob(I)yrinic acid a,c-diamide adenosyltransferase — protein MSEKGLVLVFTGDGKGKTTAALGLALRAWGHNRQVLMLQFIKGRICGEHLAARRLQPGLQIKPLGQGFVNLKDPLATARQRQAATQALQQAAEAIRSGRYQLVILDEILYALKYGLVAADDVLELLDNRPDSLHLVLTGRDAPPEIIQRAHLVTEMKEIKHPYRQGIPAQEGIEY, from the coding sequence GTGTCGGAAAAGGGTTTGGTTTTGGTATTTACCGGGGACGGCAAGGGTAAAACCACCGCTGCCCTGGGGTTGGCCCTGCGGGCCTGGGGGCATAACCGGCAGGTTTTAATGCTGCAGTTTATTAAGGGGCGGATTTGTGGCGAGCACCTGGCGGCCCGGCGCCTGCAGCCGGGTTTGCAAATTAAGCCCCTGGGGCAGGGGTTTGTTAACTTAAAAGACCCGCTTGCAACAGCCCGGCAGCGCCAGGCAGCCACACAGGCGCTGCAGCAGGCCGCCGAGGCAATCCGGTCCGGCCGCTATCAACTGGTAATTCTGGACGAAATTCTGTATGCCCTTAAATACGGGCTGGTTGCTGCGGATGATGTGCTGGAACTGCTGGATAACAGGCCGGACAGCCTGCACTTGGTGCTTACAGGCCGGGATGCGCCGCCGGAGATTATCCAAAGGGCTCACCTGGTGACTGAGATGAAGGAAATTAAACACCCCTACCGGCAGGGCATACCGGCCCAGGAGGGGATAGAATATTAA